One Qipengyuania aurantiaca genomic region harbors:
- a CDS encoding 5-formyltetrahydrofolate cyclo-ligase: MDKDTLRKQLLTARRDHVAALPDSMRALVFHRPPGPLLEMVPEGAVIGLYRANPFEAPAASYAKFFLDRGHEIALPRFASRNAPMEFARHSDPFDEEDLEVGPFGLLQPFPDAPVLEPEVLFVPLVGFTADGQRLGQGGGHYDRWLADRPGATPIGLAWDCQLAEELPLEEHDQPLRAIVTPTRLYGPLP; encoded by the coding sequence ATGGACAAAGACACTCTTCGCAAGCAGCTTTTGACCGCGCGGCGCGATCATGTCGCGGCGTTGCCCGACAGCATGCGTGCGCTGGTGTTCCATCGCCCACCCGGCCCACTGCTCGAGATGGTGCCCGAAGGCGCCGTGATCGGCCTCTACCGCGCCAACCCGTTCGAGGCGCCGGCCGCTTCCTACGCCAAGTTCTTCCTCGATCGCGGCCACGAGATCGCGCTGCCCCGCTTTGCCAGCCGCAACGCGCCGATGGAATTTGCGCGCCATTCGGATCCCTTTGACGAGGAAGATCTCGAAGTCGGCCCCTTCGGCCTGCTCCAGCCCTTCCCGGATGCGCCGGTGCTGGAACCCGAGGTATTGTTCGTCCCGCTGGTCGGCTTCACTGCAGACGGCCAGCGGCTCGGTCAGGGTGGCGGCCATTACGACCGCTGGCTGGCCGATCGCCCCGGCGCGACGCCCATCGGTCTCGCCTGGGATTGCCAGCTCGCCGAAGAGCTTCCGCTCGAAGAGCACGATCAGCCCTTGCGCGCCATCGTGACGCCGACCCGCCTCTACGGACCCCTGCCATGA
- a CDS encoding phosphoglycerate kinase → MSKFRTLDDLGDVTGKVALVRVDLNLPMKDGSATDVTRVEAVKPTVLELAEKGAKVLLLAHFGRPKGQRHSTMSTSFVQGDVEKVLGKEIMFIPEVMGPVVEQSIGILRNGDIGLLDNVRFWPGEEANDPDFARGIAAHGDFYVNDAFSAAHRAHASTEGLAHLLPAYAGRAMEAELKALDAALGNPEQPVAAVVGGAKVSTKLDVLENLVGKVQHLIIGGGMANTFLAARGVDVGKSLCEHDLKDTANRIMDQADHAGCTVHLPYDVVVAKEFAANPASLRVCNVHEVAEDEMILDVGPQAVEALGDVLKTCKTLVWNGPMGAFETEPFDAATVALAKTAAALTEGGSLTSVAGGGDTVAALAHAGVKDDFTFVSTAGGAFLEWMEGKDLPGVAALKA, encoded by the coding sequence ATGAGCAAATTCAGGACCCTGGACGACCTAGGCGATGTGACCGGTAAGGTCGCGCTGGTGCGCGTCGACCTGAACCTTCCGATGAAGGACGGTTCGGCCACCGACGTCACCCGGGTCGAGGCGGTGAAGCCCACCGTGCTCGAACTCGCGGAAAAGGGCGCCAAGGTCCTGTTGCTCGCCCATTTCGGCCGTCCCAAGGGCCAGCGCCATTCGACCATGTCGACCAGCTTCGTACAGGGCGATGTCGAGAAGGTGCTGGGCAAGGAAATCATGTTCATCCCCGAGGTCATGGGCCCGGTGGTCGAACAGTCGATCGGCATCCTGCGCAACGGCGACATCGGCCTGCTCGACAACGTCCGCTTCTGGCCGGGCGAAGAGGCGAACGATCCCGACTTCGCGCGCGGTATTGCCGCCCATGGCGATTTCTACGTCAACGACGCCTTCTCCGCCGCGCACCGTGCGCATGCCTCGACCGAGGGGCTGGCGCACCTCCTGCCGGCCTATGCTGGCCGCGCGATGGAGGCGGAACTGAAAGCGCTCGACGCGGCGCTCGGCAATCCCGAACAGCCGGTCGCGGCCGTGGTGGGCGGGGCGAAGGTATCGACCAAGCTCGACGTGCTCGAAAACCTCGTCGGCAAGGTCCAGCACCTCATCATTGGCGGAGGCATGGCCAACACCTTCCTCGCCGCGCGCGGAGTCGATGTCGGCAAGTCGCTGTGCGAGCACGACCTCAAGGACACGGCCAACCGGATCATGGACCAGGCGGACCATGCGGGGTGCACCGTGCACCTGCCCTATGACGTGGTGGTGGCGAAGGAATTCGCAGCCAACCCGGCCAGCCTGCGGGTCTGCAACGTTCATGAAGTCGCCGAAGACGAAATGATCCTCGACGTCGGTCCTCAGGCGGTCGAAGCTTTGGGCGACGTCCTCAAGACCTGCAAGACGCTCGTGTGGAACGGCCCGATGGGCGCCTTCGAGACCGAGCCTTTCGACGCTGCCACGGTGGCTCTCGCCAAGACAGCCGCCGCGCTCACGGAGGGCGGCTCGCTGACCTCGGTTGCAGGCGGAGGCGACACCGTCGCCGCGCTCGCGCACGCCGGTGTGAAGGACGATTTCACCTTCGTTTCGACCGCGGGCGGCGCCTTTCTCGAATGGATGGAAGGCAAGGACCTGCCGGGCGTCGCCGCGCTGAAGGCCTAG
- the tkt gene encoding transketolase, with translation MSLDAARMVPMANAIRALSMDAVQEANSGHPGMPMGMADVATVLFSEYLKHDPSAPDWADRDRFVLSAGHGSMLIYSLLHLSGYAHPTMEDIRNFRQLGSPCAGHPENFLLDGVECTTGPLGQGLAMAVGMAIAERKLNADFGSDIVDHKTWVIAGDGCLMEGINHEAIGLAGHLKLGRMNVLWDDNQITIDGSTDLSTSEDIKARYEATGWHVTSCDGHDFADIRRALDEAQADERPSLIACRTVIGKGAPNKQGTSATHGAPLGDEEISAARDVLGWDYKPFEIPEQVLADWRGTADAGVKAHTDWKDRLSGHDQKVDFERRMSGDLPAKFSLDNYIQSLMKDPVKVATRKASEMALEQINAMLPDTLGGSADLTGSNNTKAGGIGPFTADDYSGRYIYYGIREFGMAAAMNGMALHGGVIPYGGTFLVFTDYCRAAIRLSALQQTRAIYVMTHDSIGLGEDGPTHQPVEHVQSLRMIPNLLVMRPADAVETAECWEIALRSKDRPTVLALTRQGLPQVRNHPEELDMCSKGAYRLKKAGNAHKVTLIASGSEVHLALACAEELEKQGIGASVVSMVCTQLFDEQDEAYRKDLIPASSLRVSIEAGTTFGWERYTGENGLTIGLDRFGASAPAPDLFKKFGFTADSIVPQIMNKLNG, from the coding sequence ATGAGTCTCGACGCCGCACGCATGGTCCCGATGGCCAACGCCATCAGGGCGCTTTCGATGGATGCGGTGCAGGAGGCGAATTCGGGACACCCCGGCATGCCGATGGGCATGGCCGATGTCGCCACGGTCCTGTTCAGCGAATATCTGAAGCACGATCCCAGCGCGCCGGATTGGGCCGACCGCGACCGTTTCGTGCTGTCGGCGGGCCACGGCTCGATGCTGATCTACAGCCTGCTGCACCTGTCGGGCTATGCGCATCCGACGATGGAAGACATCCGCAACTTCCGCCAGCTCGGCTCCCCTTGCGCCGGTCACCCGGAAAACTTCCTGCTCGATGGCGTGGAATGCACCACCGGTCCGCTGGGGCAGGGTCTTGCGATGGCGGTTGGCATGGCGATTGCCGAGCGCAAGCTGAACGCCGATTTCGGCAGCGATATCGTCGATCACAAGACCTGGGTGATCGCCGGTGACGGCTGCCTGATGGAAGGCATCAACCACGAGGCCATCGGCCTTGCCGGACACCTCAAGCTCGGCCGCATGAACGTGCTGTGGGACGACAACCAGATCACCATCGATGGGTCGACCGACCTGTCGACCAGCGAAGACATCAAGGCCCGCTACGAAGCGACCGGCTGGCACGTCACCAGCTGCGATGGCCACGACTTTGCCGACATCCGCCGCGCGCTCGACGAAGCGCAGGCCGACGAGCGTCCCTCGCTCATCGCCTGCCGCACGGTCATCGGCAAGGGCGCGCCCAACAAGCAAGGCACCAGCGCCACCCATGGCGCGCCGCTGGGCGACGAGGAAATCTCCGCTGCGCGCGACGTGTTGGGTTGGGATTACAAGCCGTTCGAAATCCCCGAGCAGGTGCTTGCCGACTGGCGCGGCACGGCAGATGCGGGCGTCAAGGCGCATACGGACTGGAAGGACCGCCTCTCCGGTCACGACCAGAAGGTCGACTTCGAACGCCGCATGTCGGGCGATCTCCCGGCCAAGTTCAGCCTCGACAACTACATCCAGTCCTTGATGAAGGACCCGGTCAAGGTCGCCACCCGCAAGGCGAGCGAAATGGCGCTGGAGCAAATCAACGCCATGCTGCCCGATACGCTGGGCGGCAGCGCCGATCTCACCGGCTCGAACAACACCAAGGCTGGCGGCATCGGCCCGTTCACGGCGGACGACTACTCGGGCCGCTACATCTATTACGGCATCCGCGAGTTCGGCATGGCCGCCGCGATGAACGGCATGGCGCTGCATGGCGGCGTCATTCCCTATGGCGGCACCTTCCTCGTCTTCACCGACTATTGCCGCGCCGCGATCCGCCTCTCCGCGCTCCAGCAGACGCGCGCCATCTACGTGATGACGCATGACAGCATCGGCCTCGGCGAAGACGGTCCGACCCACCAGCCGGTCGAGCATGTGCAGTCCCTGCGCATGATCCCGAACCTGCTGGTGATGCGCCCCGCCGACGCGGTCGAAACCGCCGAGTGCTGGGAGATTGCGCTGCGCAGCAAGGACCGCCCGACGGTTCTCGCGCTGACCCGCCAGGGCCTGCCGCAGGTGCGCAACCACCCCGAAGAACTCGATATGTGCTCGAAGGGCGCCTACCGTCTCAAGAAGGCCGGTAACGCGCATAAGGTCACGCTCATCGCCAGCGGCTCCGAAGTGCACCTCGCGCTCGCCTGTGCCGAGGAACTGGAAAAGCAGGGGATCGGCGCCAGCGTCGTTTCCATGGTCTGCACCCAGCTTTTCGACGAGCAGGACGAGGCGTACCGCAAGGACCTGATCCCGGCATCGAGCCTGCGCGTCAGCATCGAGGCGGGCACGACCTTCGGCTGGGAACGCTACACCGGAGAGAACGGCCTCACCATCGGTCTCGACCGCTTCGGCGCCAGCGCGCCAGCACCCGATCTCTTCAAGAAATTCGGTTTCACTGCGGACAGCATCGTTCCGCAAATCATGAACAAATTAAACGGTTAA
- a CDS encoding flavodoxin family protein codes for MLDATQERLCEENTTDFSDLKALTINCTLKPTPQGSHTDKLLGVVETILVRNNVALEQVRLVDHEIAPGVYPDMTEHGAEKDDWPAIWEKVQEADILVVGTPIWLGEKSSVCQRLIERLYGHSGQTNEAGQYVFYGKVGGCIITGNEDGIKHVGMGVLYSLQHVGYTIPPQADAGWIGEAGPGPSYGDAKADGDGYVGFDNDFTRRNTTFMAWNLMHMARMLKDAGGIPAWGNSVDLWNEGRCFDAPNPEYR; via the coding sequence ATGCTCGACGCGACACAAGAACGGCTTTGCGAGGAGAACACGACCGACTTCTCCGACCTCAAGGCGCTGACGATCAATTGCACGCTCAAACCCACGCCGCAGGGCTCGCACACCGACAAGCTGCTGGGGGTGGTGGAGACGATCCTCGTGCGCAACAACGTCGCGCTGGAGCAGGTGCGGCTGGTCGATCACGAGATCGCCCCCGGCGTCTATCCGGACATGACCGAGCACGGTGCGGAGAAAGACGACTGGCCCGCAATCTGGGAGAAGGTCCAGGAGGCCGATATCCTTGTGGTCGGCACACCGATCTGGCTGGGCGAGAAAAGCTCGGTCTGCCAGCGCCTGATCGAACGGCTCTACGGCCATTCGGGCCAGACCAACGAGGCCGGGCAATACGTGTTCTACGGCAAGGTCGGCGGGTGCATCATCACCGGCAATGAGGACGGCATCAAGCACGTCGGCATGGGCGTGCTCTATTCGCTCCAGCACGTCGGCTACACAATTCCGCCGCAGGCCGACGCAGGCTGGATCGGCGAAGCCGGCCCCGGCCCCAGCTATGGCGACGCGAAGGCGGATGGTGACGGCTATGTCGGCTTCGATAACGACTTCACCCGCCGCAACACGACCTTCATGGCCTGGAACCTGATGCACATGGCGCGCATGCTGAAGGACGCGGGCGGCATCCCGGCCTGGGGCAATTCGGTCGACTTGTGGAACGAGGGCCGCTGCTTCGACGCGCCCAATCCGGAGTATCGCTAG
- the thiE gene encoding thiamine phosphate synthase — translation MDENIPTQLYLISPLDVSGDFPQRLERALEAGKGLVTAFQFRVKGIDQHEAAALAEPLQAICAAHEVAFIVNDSIALAKRLKADGVHLGQKDGDVREAREELGREAQIGVTCHASRHLALEAGEAGADYVAFGAFFPSETKETEHRADTDILAWWHGLVEIPSVAIGGITPENCRPLIEAGADFLAVSGAVWSGDEVAAVEAFAEQIART, via the coding sequence ATGGACGAAAACATTCCCACCCAGCTTTACCTGATCTCGCCGCTCGATGTGTCGGGCGATTTCCCGCAGCGGCTCGAACGGGCGCTGGAGGCCGGCAAAGGCCTTGTCACCGCCTTCCAGTTCCGCGTCAAAGGTATCGACCAGCACGAAGCGGCGGCGCTTGCCGAGCCGCTGCAGGCGATCTGCGCCGCGCATGAGGTGGCCTTCATCGTCAACGATTCCATCGCGCTCGCCAAGCGGCTGAAGGCCGATGGCGTGCACCTTGGCCAGAAGGATGGTGACGTGCGCGAGGCGCGTGAGGAACTGGGCCGCGAGGCGCAGATCGGCGTCACCTGCCACGCCTCGCGCCACCTTGCTCTGGAAGCGGGCGAGGCGGGGGCGGACTATGTCGCTTTCGGCGCCTTCTTCCCCAGCGAGACAAAGGAAACCGAACACCGCGCGGATACGGACATCCTTGCATGGTGGCACGGGCTGGTGGAAATCCCCTCGGTCGCCATCGGCGGCATCACGCCCGAAAATTGCCGCCCGCTGATCGAGGCAGGAGCAGACTTCCTCGCCGTATCGGGCGCGGTCTGGTCGGGCGATGAAGTGGCGGCTGTCGAAGCCTTTGCGGAGCAAATCGCGCGGACGTGA
- a CDS encoding dihydrolipoamide acetyltransferase family protein: MAKFVFNMPDIGEGIAEAEIVQWHKKVGDTVKEDEEFVDMMTDKATVPMESPVDGTILEIAGEEGDMVSIGSMLVVIEVEGEVPEDVAEEASVPAPAPKAEKVEERIEVETSDASDADDAMAADPSPPPAPAPTPAPETAPSAKVLATPAVRKRAKDLGVDLSQVKPSEEGRVRHGDLDQFLSYNSGYSAAAKTREDEEKKVIGMRRRIAENMAASKRNIPHFSYVEECDVTDLEVLRAQLNTNRGDKPKLTILPILITAICKTLPDYPMINARYDDEAGVVTRHGAVNMGMAAQTDAGLMVPVIRNAQAKNLWQLANEISRLADAARNGTAKKEEMEGGTLTVTSLGPLGGVATTPVINRPEVAIIGPNRIIERPMYVTGSDGVERIEKRKLMNISISCDHRVVDGWDAASFIQALKRLLETPALILVD; encoded by the coding sequence ATGGCAAAGTTCGTATTCAACATGCCCGACATCGGCGAAGGCATTGCCGAGGCGGAAATCGTCCAGTGGCACAAGAAGGTCGGCGACACGGTCAAGGAAGACGAGGAATTCGTCGACATGATGACCGACAAGGCGACCGTCCCGATGGAAAGCCCGGTCGACGGCACAATCCTCGAGATTGCCGGTGAAGAGGGCGACATGGTCTCGATCGGCTCGATGCTGGTGGTGATCGAGGTCGAGGGCGAAGTGCCCGAAGATGTGGCAGAGGAAGCTTCGGTTCCCGCCCCGGCACCCAAGGCCGAGAAGGTCGAGGAGCGTATCGAGGTCGAAACCTCCGACGCGAGCGATGCCGACGATGCGATGGCGGCCGACCCGTCGCCGCCGCCCGCGCCCGCACCGACGCCGGCTCCCGAGACGGCTCCTTCGGCCAAGGTTCTTGCGACCCCGGCCGTGCGCAAGCGCGCCAAGGATTTGGGCGTCGATCTTTCGCAGGTGAAGCCGTCCGAAGAAGGCCGCGTCCGTCATGGCGACCTCGACCAGTTCCTCTCCTACAACTCGGGCTATTCGGCGGCTGCCAAGACCCGTGAGGACGAGGAGAAGAAGGTCATCGGCATGCGCCGCCGCATCGCCGAGAACATGGCCGCGTCCAAGCGCAACATCCCGCACTTCTCCTATGTCGAGGAATGCGATGTCACCGATCTGGAAGTCCTGCGCGCGCAGCTGAACACCAATCGCGGCGACAAGCCCAAGCTCACCATCCTGCCGATTCTGATCACCGCGATCTGCAAGACGCTGCCCGATTATCCCATGATCAACGCGCGTTATGACGACGAAGCGGGCGTCGTGACGCGGCATGGTGCGGTCAACATGGGCATGGCGGCGCAGACCGATGCGGGCCTGATGGTCCCGGTCATCAGGAACGCGCAGGCCAAGAACCTCTGGCAGCTCGCCAACGAGATTTCGCGCCTTGCCGATGCCGCGCGCAACGGCACGGCGAAGAAGGAAGAGATGGAAGGCGGCACGCTGACCGTCACTTCGCTTGGGCCCCTCGGCGGCGTAGCGACGACGCCGGTCATCAACCGACCCGAAGTCGCGATCATAGGCCCCAACCGGATCATCGAACGCCCGATGTACGTAACGGGCAGCGATGGGGTGGAACGGATCGAGAAGCGCAAGCTGATGAACATCTCGATCAGCTGCGATCACCGCGTGGTCGATGGCTGGGATGCGGCCAGTTTCATCCAGGCGCTCAAGCGCCTGCTCGAAACGCCGGCGCTCATCCTCGTCGACTGA
- a CDS encoding MFS transporter, with amino-acid sequence MASIAAASEKPSTGLKLAHGFGAAAFGIKNNGFDYFLLLFYGTVIGLEPSLVGLAILIALVFDALSDPLVGYWSDNFRSKWGRRHPFMYAAALPVTLSYFLLWNPPDWGQTGLFLYLTGLAVLIRTFITFYETPSSALIPELTSDYEERTSLQSYRLFFGWSGGNMMSIIMFGALATGPLGLMDREAYTTYGIIGSLLIFAAIMISALGTHHRIPHLHRPVATGEKFGVRRIFREMVEVLSEKSFIALFFATVLFAVATGLAAALAFLMLRYFWEFTEFQIFLWTCTVFLSALFGFLLAPYAVRKLGKKQAVIVLGLLAFTIQPAPVLLRLAGLMPENGDPILFPLVVCINVIDLALIIATQAVAYSMIADLVEANQIKTGRRNEGVYYAATTFTRKVTQGFGVAAAGAILSLIAFPDNAEPGNVPADTLWQLGAFYGPSLLLLYLGALYCISRYRIDKTGHEENLRRLRESAE; translated from the coding sequence ATGGCGAGCATTGCCGCGGCATCGGAGAAGCCGTCCACCGGGTTGAAGCTGGCGCACGGCTTCGGCGCGGCGGCCTTCGGCATCAAGAACAACGGCTTCGACTACTTCCTGCTGCTGTTTTACGGCACGGTGATCGGGCTGGAGCCGAGCCTCGTCGGTCTCGCCATCCTCATCGCCCTTGTCTTCGATGCGCTTTCCGACCCGCTCGTCGGCTACTGGTCCGACAATTTCCGCAGCAAGTGGGGCCGCCGCCACCCCTTCATGTACGCCGCCGCCCTGCCCGTAACGCTCAGCTATTTCCTGCTGTGGAATCCGCCCGACTGGGGCCAGACCGGGCTGTTCCTATACCTCACCGGCCTCGCGGTGCTGATCCGCACTTTCATCACCTTCTACGAGACGCCCAGTTCCGCGCTGATCCCCGAACTCACCAGCGATTACGAGGAGCGCACCAGCCTGCAATCCTATCGCCTCTTCTTCGGCTGGTCGGGCGGAAACATGATGAGCATTATCATGTTCGGCGCGCTGGCCACCGGCCCGCTCGGCCTGATGGATCGCGAAGCCTACACGACTTACGGCATCATTGGCTCGCTGCTGATCTTCGCGGCGATCATGATCTCAGCCCTCGGCACCCATCACCGCATTCCGCACCTCCACCGCCCGGTTGCAACCGGCGAGAAATTCGGCGTGCGCCGCATCTTCCGCGAAATGGTCGAGGTGCTGAGCGAGAAGAGCTTTATCGCGCTCTTTTTCGCGACCGTCCTGTTCGCCGTGGCCACCGGCCTTGCCGCGGCGCTGGCCTTCCTGATGCTGCGCTATTTCTGGGAGTTCACCGAGTTTCAGATCTTCCTTTGGACCTGCACGGTCTTCCTCTCCGCCCTGTTCGGTTTCCTGCTCGCGCCTTATGCCGTCCGCAAGCTAGGCAAGAAGCAGGCGGTGATCGTCTTGGGCCTGCTCGCCTTCACCATCCAGCCTGCGCCCGTCCTGCTGCGGCTCGCCGGGCTGATGCCGGAAAACGGCGACCCCATCCTCTTCCCGCTGGTGGTTTGCATCAACGTCATCGACCTTGCGCTGATCATCGCCACGCAGGCGGTCGCCTATTCGATGATCGCCGACCTTGTCGAAGCAAACCAGATCAAGACCGGGCGGCGCAACGAGGGCGTCTATTACGCGGCGACCACCTTCACGCGGAAAGTCACGCAGGGCTTCGGCGTGGCGGCGGCAGGGGCGATCCTGTCCCTGATCGCGTTTCCCGACAACGCCGAGCCCGGGAACGTGCCCGCCGACACTCTGTGGCAATTGGGGGCCTTCTACGGGCCGTCCCTGCTGCTGCTCTATCTCGGCGCGCTCTACTGCATTTCGCGCTACCGGATCGACAAGACGGGGCACGAGGAGAACCTGCGCCGACTGCGGGAAAGCGCGGAATAA
- a CDS encoding fructose bisphosphate aldolase, whose amino-acid sequence MTFDEMRERIAHGQGFVAALDQSGGSTPKALRGYGVEDSEWSDEDQMFALIHEMRSRIIEAPCFGNGKVIGAILFEKTMEGESGGMSVPARLKDRGIVPFLKVDKGLEDERDGAQLMKPNPNLEAMCARARELGVFGTKMRSVIKSANPVGIKETVRQQFAEGARILACGLMPMLEPEYDITAADRAEGEKILLAAIEEGLDALPEGQQVMLKLSIPAEAGLYAGLAKHPKVLRVVALSGGYSTDEACEKLAQNPGMIASFSRGLLQDLRKQQDDAEFDGTLSGAIDQIHAASIT is encoded by the coding sequence ATGACTTTCGATGAAATGCGCGAGCGGATTGCACACGGACAGGGCTTTGTCGCGGCCCTCGACCAGTCCGGCGGTTCGACGCCCAAGGCGCTGCGCGGCTATGGCGTGGAAGACAGCGAATGGTCCGATGAGGACCAGATGTTCGCGCTGATCCACGAAATGCGCAGCCGCATCATCGAAGCGCCCTGTTTCGGCAACGGCAAGGTCATCGGCGCAATCCTGTTCGAGAAGACCATGGAGGGTGAGAGCGGCGGCATGAGCGTGCCTGCTCGCCTGAAAGATCGCGGCATCGTGCCCTTCCTTAAGGTCGACAAGGGCCTCGAAGACGAGCGCGACGGCGCGCAGCTGATGAAGCCCAATCCCAACCTCGAAGCCATGTGCGCGCGGGCCAGGGAACTGGGCGTCTTCGGCACCAAGATGCGCAGCGTGATCAAATCGGCCAATCCGGTCGGCATCAAGGAAACGGTTCGCCAGCAGTTCGCAGAAGGCGCACGCATCCTCGCCTGCGGCCTCATGCCCATGCTCGAACCGGAATACGACATTACCGCCGCCGACCGTGCGGAAGGCGAAAAAATCCTGCTCGCCGCGATCGAGGAAGGCCTCGACGCGCTGCCGGAAGGCCAGCAGGTCATGCTCAAGCTGTCGATCCCTGCCGAAGCCGGGCTCTACGCCGGTCTCGCCAAGCACCCCAAGGTGCTGCGCGTGGTGGCGCTCTCGGGCGGCTATTCGACCGACGAGGCGTGCGAGAAGCTGGCGCAGAACCCCGGCATGATCGCCAGCTTCAGCCGCGGCCTGCTGCAGGACCTGCGCAAGCAGCAGGACGATGCCGAATTCGACGGCACGCTGTCGGGCGCGATCGACCAGATCCACGCCGCCAGCATCACCTGA
- the gap gene encoding type I glyceraldehyde-3-phosphate dehydrogenase yields the protein MATKVAINGFGRIGRLVARAILERDDHDLELVSINDLADTKSNALLFQYDSTHGRFPGTVEVGDNAIIVNGKSIAVTSEREPGKLPHGEQGVDIVLECTGFFQSDEACRPHLDAGAKRVLISAPAKGVSATIVYGVNHDVLTAEDVIVSNASCTTNCLSPMAKVLHETVGIERGFMTTIHSYTNDQRMLDQMHGDMRRARGGAQNMIPTTTGAARAVGLVLPELAGKLDGSSVRVPTPNVSLVDLVFTPGRDTSAEELNAALKAASEGAMKGVLDYTDQPLVSSDFNHYPASSTIDSLETSVMEGKLARVVSWYDNEWGFSNRMIDTAGVMAKFL from the coding sequence ATGGCTACCAAGGTTGCAATCAACGGTTTCGGACGCATCGGCCGCCTCGTGGCGCGCGCGATCCTGGAGCGTGACGACCACGATCTCGAACTCGTCAGCATCAACGATCTGGCCGACACCAAGTCGAACGCGCTGCTGTTCCAGTATGACAGCACGCATGGCCGCTTCCCCGGCACGGTCGAAGTCGGCGACAACGCGATCATCGTGAACGGCAAGTCGATTGCCGTGACCAGCGAGCGCGAGCCCGGCAAGCTGCCGCATGGCGAGCAGGGCGTGGACATCGTGCTGGAATGCACCGGCTTCTTCCAGTCCGACGAAGCCTGCCGCCCGCACCTCGACGCTGGCGCCAAGCGCGTGCTGATCTCGGCTCCGGCTAAGGGCGTTTCGGCAACCATCGTCTATGGCGTGAACCACGATGTGCTGACTGCCGAAGACGTGATCGTCTCGAACGCAAGCTGCACCACCAACTGCCTCTCGCCCATGGCGAAGGTGCTGCACGAGACGGTGGGCATCGAACGTGGTTTCATGACCACGATCCACAGCTACACCAACGACCAGCGCATGCTCGACCAGATGCATGGCGACATGCGCCGTGCCCGCGGCGGGGCGCAGAACATGATCCCGACCACCACCGGCGCAGCGCGCGCGGTCGGCCTCGTCCTGCCCGAACTCGCCGGCAAGCTCGACGGCAGCTCGGTCCGCGTGCCGACCCCGAACGTCAGCCTCGTCGACCTCGTCTTCACTCCCGGCCGCGACACCAGCGCCGAGGAACTGAACGCGGCGCTCAAGGCCGCTTCGGAAGGCGCAATGAAGGGCGTGCTCGATTACACCGACCAGCCGCTCGTCAGCAGCGACTTCAACCACTATCCGGCCAGCTCGACCATCGACAGCCTCGAAACCAGTGTGATGGAAGGCAAGCTCGCCCGCGTCGTCAGCTGGTATGACAACGAGTGGGGCTTCTCGAACCGCATGATCGACACCGCCGGCGTGATGGCGAAGTTCCTCTAA
- a CDS encoding cell division protein ZapA: MSEVKLEVGGRRYTVSVADGQEDNLRGLAATVDAKLAGMGKNVSSNEAKNLLFAAILLADELEDAKKKLAAPAAPPPPPPAPEIDTHAVADKLEGLAVALENAASRLEGAPQGS, from the coding sequence ATGAGCGAGGTCAAGCTCGAAGTCGGCGGAAGGCGCTACACCGTTTCGGTGGCGGACGGGCAGGAGGACAATTTGCGCGGCCTTGCCGCCACGGTGGACGCCAAGCTTGCCGGAATGGGCAAGAACGTCTCCAGCAACGAGGCCAAGAACCTGCTGTTCGCCGCCATCCTGCTGGCCGACGAGCTGGAGGACGCGAAGAAGAAACTCGCCGCGCCTGCAGCGCCGCCCCCGCCCCCTCCTGCGCCCGAAATCGACACCCACGCGGTGGCCGACAAGCTGGAAGGTCTCGCCGTTGCGCTCGAAAATGCAGCGTCGAGGCTTGAGGGCGCGCCGCAGGGCTCCTAA
- a CDS encoding biotin/lipoyl-containing protein: protein MREVPFFVPDDLGPYAPEQVHEWHVATGTEFEEGIPLVTIETEVARIQVMSRFPGRLKEIHAGVGYSATPGTQLATFEVTDWVYDNQIGE from the coding sequence ATGCGCGAAGTGCCTTTCTTCGTTCCGGATGACCTGGGTCCTTATGCCCCGGAACAGGTGCATGAGTGGCATGTCGCGACCGGCACCGAGTTTGAAGAAGGCATCCCGCTGGTAACGATCGAAACCGAAGTTGCGCGGATCCAGGTAATGAGCCGTTTCCCCGGAAGGCTCAAAGAAATTCATGCCGGCGTGGGCTATTCCGCCACGCCCGGCACCCAGCTGGCCACTTTCGAAGTGACCGACTGGGTCTATGACAATCAGATAGGCGAGTAA
- a CDS encoding DUF2842 domain-containing protein yields the protein MRTEPTWRIPVGILGLLLALLVYGIVIAHYMPGLIGEWPTLVQTVVYVFLGLVWLLPLGRFLKWMETGTWR from the coding sequence ATGAGAACCGAACCCACCTGGCGCATCCCTGTCGGCATCCTCGGCCTGCTGCTTGCCTTGCTCGTCTACGGCATCGTGATCGCGCACTATATGCCCGGCCTTATCGGCGAATGGCCGACGCTGGTGCAGACCGTAGTCTATGTGTTCCTCGGTCTCGTATGGCTGCTTCCATTGGGCCGCTTTCTCAAGTGGATGGAAACCGGCACCTGGCGCTGA